One window of Bacillus sp. THAF10 genomic DNA carries:
- a CDS encoding SA1362 family protein, which produces MKRSLSKSIFYVLASLAAFALIIQLIKNPGDLFTSLLLIIGGVTVFYLIFRYFIQGRLTGGGDARYSKAVKQSKKRYGTNTTSAAQRQSVSPIKERVGSKPATQKRKAPSHLTVIEGKKGKKKNRAFF; this is translated from the coding sequence TTGAAGAGAAGCCTATCAAAATCTATTTTTTATGTTTTAGCTTCTTTGGCAGCTTTCGCTTTAATCATACAATTGATCAAAAATCCAGGCGATTTGTTTACAAGTCTCCTGTTAATCATTGGTGGTGTAACGGTTTTTTACCTGATTTTCAGGTATTTCATTCAAGGTCGATTAACCGGTGGCGGCGATGCCCGTTATAGCAAAGCAGTAAAACAATCAAAAAAACGTTATGGAACAAATACTACTTCTGCAGCACAAAGACAAAGTGTCAGTCCTATAAAGGAAAGAGTTGGCTCTAAGCCTGCCACCCAAAAAAGAAAAGCCCCATCCCACTTAACGGTCATTGAAGGGAAAAAGGGCAAAAAGAAAAACCGAGCTTTCTTCTAA